A section of the Micromonas commoda chromosome 14, complete sequence genome encodes:
- a CDS encoding predicted protein, with the protein MLTAPAPSRGAIARGCARGYAASGRAGAPARVVASISARVSFRDVPFRVALAARPAGGNGGVPLRNGTRRGPRVVAAVNPVSLVAEAIAGGAGAKAAGVATAAAGAAASTVTNAATSAAAAGGGGFMGYVLSFLFGGFFFSTLLGVAALFISVGGENVRRAWRVFNFLGGRVWALVVKTAAAVKESLQAENTTLEDTKKVLLEGYQATKREVDDALTAFNQERDFYAAAVGIPGLRTAQYVIDHMMPGLIAQKLENSMADSIANVKHPNVKKMILKGVKAGTAAPLLTGARFYDVGDRAMAFDVDVKWTSEVTATMDVVPEMGLLTDLGGGLTRVPVMVHNVVFDGTIRVLMAELTREDPGYGAVVLSFPDPPQLSLDVRVLGGLEVNRVPWLRRVVVDATKTWIKEEMLWPQRMLIPAEKNVAKGEKPGFVLTDAQLKKVLQEDPLLLAEQRLKSLQQIATGEIGQKREPGEGLASGDEDDPTGPEIDVELTDPSNPRVVPPKPTAQQQAWAWLSGTAKVTADKTVDLSLKTVEVTKQVATSEETKTVVKNVGTWFQRDLGGWVNNVAARAQGKVQTDARGYPKADAWTEAPKQNKADAAKMASIDESSEEGANGNKNGGKNGVQKNGGAATNPSPAPGSA; encoded by the coding sequence ATGCTGACGGCACCGGCTCCCTCCCGCGGGGCCATCGCccgcggatgcgcgcggggttacgccgcgagcggtcgcgccggcgcgccggctcgcgtcgtcgcgtcgatctccgcgcgcgtctccttccgcgacgtcccgttTCGCGTCGCACtggccgcccgccccgccggggGTAACGGAGGAGTGCCGTTGAGAAATGGAACGAGGCGCGggccccgcgtcgtcgccgccgtgaaccccgtctcgctcgtcgccgaggccatcgccgggggcgccggcgccaaggccgcgggcgtcgccaccgcagccgcgggcgccgcggcgtccaccgtcaccaacgccgccacctccgcggcggccgcgggcggcgggggcttcATGGGCTACGTCCTCTCGTTTCTCTTCGGAGGCTTCTTTTTCAGCACGCTGCTgggggtcgccgcgctcttcaTCTCCGTCGGAGGCGAGAACGTccggcgcgcgtggagggTGTTCAACTTCCTCGGCGGAAGGGTCTGGGCCCTCGTCGTcaagaccgcggcggcggtcaaggAGTCGCTCCAGGCGGAGAACACCACCCTGGAGGACACCAAGAAGGTCCTGTTGGAGGGATACCAGGCCACCAAGcgcgaggttgacgacgcGCTGACCGCGTTCAACCAGGAGAGGGACTTctacgccgcggccgtcggtATCCCCGGTCTGCGAACGGCGCAGTACGTCATCGACCACATGATGCCGGGCCTCATCGCGCAGAAGCTCGAGAACTCGATGGCTGATTCCATAGCCAACGTCAAGCACCCCAACGTCAAGAAGATGATACTGAAAGGGGTCAAggcgggcaccgccgcgccgctgctgACTGGCGCGCGGTTttacgacgtcggcgaccggGCGATGGCcttcgacgtggacgtcaaGTGGACCTCCGAGGtgaccgcgacgatggacgtGGTCCCCGAGATGGGCCTCCTGacggacctcggcggcggcctcacgcgcgtccccgtcATGGTACACAACGTCGTCTTCGACGGGACGATCCGCGTGTTGATGGCCGAGCTCACGAGGGAGGATCCCGGGtacggcgccgtcgtgctGTCCTTCCCGGATCCCCCGCAGCTGTCGCTCGACGTTCGCGTGTTGGGAGGTTTGGAAGTTAACCGAGTGCCCTGGCTCCGCCGCGTGGTGGTGGACGCTACGAAGACGTGGATCAAGGAGGAGATGCTCTGGCCTCAGCGAATGCTCATACCCGCGGAGAAGAACGTGGCGAAAGGGGAGAAGCCCGGGTTCGTGCTGACGGACGCCCAGCTGAAGAAGGTGCTGCAGGAGGACCCTCTGCTTCTCGCAGAGCAGCGGCTCAAGTCGTTGCAGCAAATCGCCACCGGCGAGATTGGCCAGAAGAGAGAGCCCGGCGAGGGGCTCGCGtccggggacgaggacgacccgaCGGGCCCGGAgatcgacgtcgagctcacCGACCCGTCCAACCCGCGGGTCGTTCCCCCGAAACCCAccgcgcagcagcaggcgtGGGCGTGGCTGTCCGGCACCGCGAAGGTCACCGCGGACAAGACGGTGGACCTGAGTTTAAAGACTGTGGAGGTGACCAAGCaggtggcgacgagcgaggaGACCAAGACTGTGGTCAAGAACGTCGGGACGTGGTTCCAACGGGACCTCGGAGGGTGGGTTAacaacgtcgcggcgagggcgcaggGAAAAGTGCAGACGGACGCCCGAGGATACCCCAAGGCGGATGCGTGGACCGAGGCGCCCAAGCAAAACaaggccgacgccgccaagatGGCGTCGATCGACGAGtcgtcggaggagggcgcgaacGGAAACAAGAACGGCGGTAAGAACGGCGTCCAGAAGaacgggggcgccgcgacgaacccttcgcccgcgccggggagcgCGTGA
- a CDS encoding predicted protein, which translates to MALIITGEQYVQAWGAVFGVYALLMLLAPEKMVSDHFKAKCTPMNAFWIRGQSVSVAATAYLLQKIPTAEAVDFGLLITAAIAILYPFNAKFGLISKNMPVKYTGFPNHYVPEVLMTGFLAAGLYLKYA; encoded by the exons ATGGCTCTCATCATCACCGGCGAGCAATACGTCCAGGCCTGGGGGGCCGTCTTCGGCGTCTACGCGCTCCTGATGCTCCTCGCTCCCGAGAAGATGGTGAGCGATCACTTCAAGGCGAAGTGCACGCCGATGAACGCCTTCTGGATCCGCGGACAGTCCGTTTCCGTCGCAGCCACCGCGTACCTCCTGCAGAAGATTcccaccgccgaggctgtTGACTTTGGCTTGctcatcaccgccgccatcgccatcCTCTACCCGTTCAACGCCAAGTTCGGGCTCATCTCTAAGAACATGCCCGTCAAGTACACCGGCTTCCCCAACCACTACGTCCCCGAGGTGCTGATGACCGGGT tcctcgccgcgggccttTACCTCAAGTACGCCTGA
- a CDS encoding predicted protein, with product MRRSTWSIAPSHSSLNRRTSLNDMVDAQLFVNIAKTVFGGYSAMMLLMPKKMVTDHFKQECDPMTEFWIRGSSVGFFGLVAAIHKMDLDDAVDMSLATVVASALMYPFNAKFGLLSKNLPLKYDGFPNHYVPEVLMASVAALGFFVKFIKK from the exons ATGAGACGATCGACGTGGTCGATCGCACCGTCACACAGCAGCCTCAACAGACGCACCTCTTTGAACGACATGGTAGACGCGCAACTCTTCGTAAACATCGCCAAGACCGTCTTCGGCGGATACAGCGCCATGATGCTGCTCATGCCCAAGAAGATGGTCACCGATCACTTCAAGCAGGAGTGCGATCCAA TGACCGAGTTCTGGATCCGCGGATCGTCCGTCGGGTTCTTcggactcgtcgccgccatccaCAAGatggacctcgacgacgccgtggacaTGTCCCTGGCCACGgtcgtggcgtccgcgctgatGTACCCCTTCAACGCCAAGTTCGGCCTCCTGTCCAAGAACCTCCCGCTCAAGTACGACGGTTTCCCCAACCACTACGTCCCGGAGGTGCTCATGGCAtcggtcgccgccctcgggttCTTCGTCAAGTTCATCAAGAAGTGA
- a CDS encoding predicted protein has product MGGPIADERRAANKKRLLHISLGFIVGLLVGGIGVGWLSQWANGTDWRDVGGSLIRGPRCPRCPKGGEVRYVEKQCPVCPKTPEPEVRTVEKSQTDCPPVIECRCDAPIAAATGAAIGCPICDPCPESGAERGESPSRSAVEIVESRPGKEAKVEMEARLKALETTATDDAPPAPAVNRSKSTGGSNDDENDDEPPPEIFDWSPFVYRAMFPYNKISKADVDTAELVARGSVNSFRAQIIGGRLFVKDIRALEFARDYAPSWKITLLETMRRRRDLPDIDAVFNEGDYPIVLLPNDGAHAQRLYGREGMSNGQKPPPLFSPTTNVQMTRDVPFPDFSFSPPGVKGADRLSTTRWSVAHGRLLEAGAKIPFEDKLPLAAFTGNTQAEPRQRLAEVARSNPDSVFVNQVFKKSPTGERSCVQLGLADKGGLQADKCALSFEEMCRYRYLVNVGSNGYANKLKSLFLCGSVVINVESSAPNKEFFEHQLLPGVHYVSVRDSSDVPAAVREMEENMRRAKSIAAAGTRRMAAFNADAVYDYVATALTEYASRMTFKPERSPGSFEVSCEDDLYRHYDHDGGMSRFLTEDNSTCLDSREGAKTTTAIGAPGWGGSYDPDEGRIPCEVANDVKEVPDKCPGVRWAGWGKRCARVECAEWMPDET; this is encoded by the coding sequence ATGGGTGGGCccatcgccgacgaacggcgcgccgcgaacaaGAAGCGTCTGCTGCACATCTCGCTCGGTTTCATCGTTGGGCTGCTCGTgggcggcatcggcgtcgggtgGCTCAGCCAGTGGGCCAACGGCACGGACTGGCGCGACGTGGGCGGGTCGCTGATCCGGGGCCCGCGATGTCCGAGGTGCCCGAAGGGGGGCGAGGTGCGCTACGTCGAGAAGCAGTGTCCGGTCTGTCCGAAgacgccggagcccgaggtGAGGACCGTCGAGAAGAGCCAGACCGACTGTCCGCCGGTGATCGAGTGCAGATgcgacgcgccgatcgccgcggcgacgggcgctgCGATCGGTTGCCCCATCTGCGACCCGTGTCCCGagagcggcgccgagcgTGGGGAGAGCccgtcgcgaagcgcggtCGAGATCGTGGAGTCGCGGCCCGGGAAAGAGGCCAAGGTCGAGATGGAAGCCCGTCTCAAGGCCCTGGAGACCACGGCGACTGACGATgccccacccgcgcccgccgtcaACAGATCTAAGTCGACCGGAGggtcgaacgacgacgaaaacgacgacgaaccgccgccggagatCTTCGACTGGAGCCCTTTCGTGTACCGAGCCATGTTCCCCTACAACAAGATCTCCAAGGCGGACGTGGacaccgccgagctcgtcgcgcgcggcagcGTCAACTCGTTTCGAGCACAGATCATCGGCGGCAGGTTGTTCGTCAAGGACATCAGGGCGCTGGAGTTCGCGCGAGACTACGCGCCCAGCTGGAAGATCACCCTGCTCGAGACgatgcgacgccgccgcgatttgccggacatcgacgccgtgtTCAACGAGGGCGATTACCCCATCGTGTTGCTGCCCAACGACGGAGCGCACGCGCAGAGGCTCTACGGTCGCGAGGGCATGTCCAACGGGCAAAAGCCACCGCCGCTGTtttcgccgacgacgaacgtTCAAATGACGAGGGACGTTCCGTTTCCCGATTTTTCGTTCTCGCCCCCCGGCGTGAAGGGCGCGGACCGGCTgtccacgacgcgctggTCCGTGGCTCACGGGCGGTTGCTGGAGGCGGGTGCGAAGATTCCGTTTGAAGATAAGCTTCCCCTCGCGGCTTTCACCGGGAACACGCAGGCGGAGCCGCGGCAGAGGctggcggaggtggcgaggTCCAACCCGGATTCCGTCTTTGTCAACCAGGTTTTCAAAAAGTCCCCGACGGGCGAACGCAGCTGCGTTCAACTCGGGCTGGCGGACAAGGGCGGCTTGCAGGCGGACAAGTGCGCGCTGAGCTTTGAGGAGATGTGCAGGTACCGGTATCTGGTCAACGTGGGATCCAACGGATACGCGAACAAGCTCAAGTCCTTGTTCCTGTGCGGCTCCGTCGTCATCAACGTcgagtcgagcgcgccgaatAAGGAATTCTTCGAACACCAGCTCCTCCCCGGCGTGCACTACGTGTCGGTGCGGGATTCATCcgacgtgcccgcggcggttcgagAGATGGAGGAAAATATGCGCAGGGCAAaatccatcgccgccgcgggcacgaGGCGCATGGCCGCCTTtaacgccgacgccgtgtACGAttacgtcgcgacggcgctgacCGAGTACGCGTCTCGCATGACGTTCAAGCCCGAGAGGTCGCCCGGGTCGTTCGAGGTTTCGTGCGAGGACGACTTGTACAGGCACTACGACCACGACGGGGGCATGTCGCGGTTCCTGACGGAGGATAACTCGACGTGTCTGGACTCTCGAGAAGGCGCGAAGACGACCACTGCGATCGGCGCTCCGGGTTGGGGCGGGTCGTACGACCCGGACGAGGGACGCATCCCGTGCGAAGTGGCGAACGACGTGAAGGAGGTGCCGGACAAGTGCCCGGGTGTGCGGTGGGCTGGGTGGGGCAAGCGGTGCGCGAGGGTGGAGTGCGCGGAATGGATGCCGGACGAGACGTGA
- a CDS encoding predicted protein → MAPIEAAFRVASTDAAYTQAEAPIDLDALNLFLRDSRAIAMDPNGAPVTLVMGNEAADLDSIVSAITYALHVTRRSCIDYEWMDRDPPDPVTGDFDGWNNEKESQCELRFAVPYVACAREDLPLRGDAAWLLDDIGVDVDSIVFADDLDPMALDASGRLRDVVLVDHNVPQAKHRELLSKTTRVIDHHVDEELYPLECDVMIGPVGSCATLIAEQASEEAEIGLDGMLGHGYTGNARGLWAGPLAKMIAAAILADTQNLDVNNERTRMEDYVWCHRLAAFAGYEDVEAMTSLYETLKRRRFDQSGLSPRDLLRRDYKQWTLGDDVNVGIASFGVALNAMGDAGDVKATCDAFMRDRGVRVLVLMSAFEGEDGSFERQLGFTSLDDEGARLCEKMAIAIGDGLGGLRTIEGAGGAFGAMAFHQGDAKASRKKVQPLVAEFLEAEKAAADGVG, encoded by the coding sequence ATGGCGCCCATCGAAGCCGCGttccgcgtcgcgtccacggaCGCGGCCTACACCCAGGCCGAGGCTCCGATCGACCTTGACGCCCTCAACTTGTTCCTCAGGGACTCGAGGGCCATCGCGATGGACCCGAACGGTGCGCCCGTCACGCTCGTGATGGgcaacgaggcggcggacctcgacTCCATCGTCAGTGCCATCACGTACGCACTGCACGTGACGAGACGTTCGTGCATCGACTACGAGTGGATGGACCGGGATCCCCCAGATCCCGTCACCGGCGATTTCGACGGGTGGAACAACGAGAAGGAATCGCAGTGCGAGCTGCGATTCGCGGTGCCGTAcgtggcgtgcgcgcgcgaagacCTGCCCctgcgaggcgacgccgcgtggctCCTGGACGAcatcggcgtggacgtggactCCATCGTTTTCGCCGACGATCTCGACCCGatggcgctcgacgcgagcgggcgcctgcgcgacgtcgtcctcgtcgaccacAACGTGCCCCAAGCCAAGCACCGCGAGTTGCTGAGCAAAACCACGCGGGTCATCGATCACCACGTAGACGAGGAGCTCTACCCGCTGGAGTGCGACGTCATGATCGGTCCGGTGGGATCGTGCGCcacgctcatcgcggagcaggcgagcgaggaggcggagatcggTTTGGACGGCATGCTCGGCCACGGGTACACGGGTAACGCGCGAGGACTGTGGGCGGGACCCCTCGCGAagatgatcgccgccgccatcctcgcggaCACGCAGAACCTCGACGTGAACAACGAGCGAACGCGGATGGAGGACTACGTGTGGTGCCACAGGCTCGCAGCCTTTGCCGGGTACGAGGATGTCGAAGCGATGACGTCGCTGTACGAGACGTTGAAGCGGCGACGTTTCGATCAGAGCGGGCTGTCGCCCAGGGACTTGCTTCGCAGGGATTACAAGCAGTGGAcgctgggcgacgacgttaACGTCGgcatcgcgtcgttcggcgtcgcgctgaacGCGATGGGAGACGCCGGAGACGTCAAGGCGACGTGCGATGCGTTCATGAGGGATCGTGGCGTGCGCGTGTTGGTGCTCATGTCGGCGTTCGAGGGTGAGGACGGATCGTTTGAGCGGCAACTCGGCTTTACCTCGTTggacgacgaaggcgcgcgTCTGTGCGAGAAGATGGCGATCGCGAttggcgacgggctcgggggtTTGCGAACGATCGAAGGGGCCGGTGGAGCGTTCGGGGCGATGGCGTTCCATCAAGGggacgcgaaggcgtcgaggaAGAAGGTTCAGCCGCTCGTTGCGGAGTTtctcgaggcggagaaggcggcggctgacggCGTCGGCTGA
- a CDS encoding monovalent Cation:Proton antiporter-2 family (sodium ion:proton antiporter; CPA2): MVLGRLLLAASGGGGEEGVHVPFTFEELVAFCGILLIFWIVGKCVERLGLPALVGEILAGIAVGPHGLNIAPKPDALMMVGEFGLVLMVLEAGVEVDLASLSLVGARGVQVAFFGSLVPLAIGSVLSKLVFDMSAKTCLAVGASLAPTSMGISLKVLQDGGVLGTPTGQLIIAAAVMDDVIALVLLSELEALKNPTPVNFIVPIVSSLCFIVFVGYLATRVVPDVLVKQLVPRVPKKHLEGVLLGMVFVVAYGMMVTTHYGRSSHLLGAFLGGLCFCSLSSMQTVWHQQVEKILSWLIRVFFACTIGFEVPIRDLWTGPVLARAAVFMIAAFGKVATGLFARPLTAVEASKIGFAMSAWGEFAFIVATASREAGTLGHQEFSAVILCVLLSAVYAPLCVSQAIKAEKRGAGLGKDGKRSLALVNSGKRQWWCCGPKVMRREISFTTAAMPDGNKRAIYRVYYVCAIECPSRWGLNDAVLRAVYNPLVDLDVLDVSLESRGNDVMACELFLKDPMLQAPLDAEIECEENAAVNAKIVKIKEALEKLVLHRAPPRDGEKVGEYEGEVLLARWVPDIQEPAPESEASSTVGGDTWRNGAENGGFDESFVLKQAHTLLYGREEDVDVELGAELGPELVNGAAENGGDSGASSGPSSAAASPRPSATIVRRRRPPARRAIDALRAHKNRPFYRTASLANLLNAGETGMLQDDRDEELHARIVEARMETGEARAMASARSGGHGMGAVKRTTSVQQHAAAAAADAAGRRVSAGEWSLLERINEDHHPERDRHVVLRRSIDGDDGSLILGSEGYPSANTTMTADVARGLAAEIALQDVMLSSQTLSGAGGRALATELRHAIAARSPPRSPERRVSMGDRHIRFNADVSPSRREGGGGAHSDGSDGIGSPVTSLTGAHARQLAAQLKEQLRAAEAMDPAERSAALARSASSPPRSPPRRR; this comes from the exons aTGGTGCTCGggcggctcctcctcgccgcgtcgggcggcggcggcgaggagggcgtgcACG TCCCGTTCAcgttcgaggagctcgtcgcgttcTGCGGTATCCTCCTGATATTCTGGATCGTCGGCAAGTGCGTCGAGAGGCTCGGCCTTCCAGCG TTGGTCGGCGAGATcctcgcgggcatcgcggtGGGACCCCACGGCCTCAACATCGCGCCCAAACCGGACGCGCTCATGATGGTTGGCGAATTCGGCCTGGTGCTCATGGTGCtcgaggcgggcgtcgaggtggacCTCGCCTCTCTGTCCCTggtcggcgcgcgaggcgttcaGGTGGCGTTCTTCGGCTCCCTCGTCCCGCTCGCCATCGGCAGCGTCCTCAGCAAGCTCGTCTTCGACATGAGCGCCAAGACGTgcctcgcggtgggcgcgtcCCTGGCTCCCACGTCGATGGGCATCTCCCTGAAGGTTCTgcaggacggcggcgtcctcggaaCGCCGACGGGCCAGctcatcatcgccgccgccgtgatggacgacgtcatcgcgctcgtgctcctgtccgagctcgaggcgctgaaGAACCCGACGCCCGTCAACTTCATCGTGCCCATCGTGTCGTCGCTCTGTTTCATCGTGTTCGTCGGGTACCTCGCGACGAGGGTGGTGCCGGACGTGCTGGTCAAGCAGCTGGTGCCCCGCGTGCCCAAGAAACACCTAGAGGGGGTGCTCCTCGGCATGGTGTTCGTCGTGGCGTACGGCATGATGGTCACCACGCACTATGGCAGGAGCTcgcacctcctcggcgcgttcctcggcggcctctGCTTCTGCTCGCTGTCGTCCATGCAGACGGTGTGGCACCAGCAGGTTGAGAAGATCCTCTCGTGGCTCATACGCGTCTTCTTCGCGTGCACCATCGGGTTCGAGGTGCCGATCCGCGACCTGTGGACGGGCCCGGTGCTcgccagggcggcggtgttCATGATTGCGGCGTTCGGTAAGGTGGCGACCGGTCTGTTTGCCAGGCCGCTCACCGCCGTGGAGGCTTCCAAAATAGGATTCGCCATGAGCGCGTGGGGAGAGTTCGCGTtcatcgtcgcgaccgcctcgcggGAGGCTGGGACGCTCGGCCACCAGGAGTTCAGCGCTGTGATATTATGCGTGCTGCTGTCCGCGGTGTACGCGCCGCTGTGCGTGAGCCAGGCGATCAAAGCGGagaagcgcggcgccgggctcggcAAGGATGGCAAACGGTCCCTCGCGCTGGTCAACTCGGGCAAGCGGCAGTGGTGGTGCTGCGGGCCCAAAGTGATGCGCCGGGAGATCTCGTTCACCACAGCCGCGATGCCCGACGGGAACAAGAGGGCCATCTACAGGGTGTACTACGTGTGCGCCATCGAGTGTCCGAGCCGGTGGGGTCTCAACGACGCGGTGCTTCGCGCGGTGTATAACCCGCTGGTGGatctcgacgtcctcgacgtgtCCCTGGAATCCAGGGGGAACGACGTGATGGCGTGCGAGCTCTTCCTGAAGGATCCCATGTTACAGGcgcccctcgacgcggagatcgAGTGCGAGGagaacgccgccgtcaacgccAAGATCGTCAAGATCAAAgaggcgctggagaagcTCGTGCTGCacagggcgccgccgcgagacggGGAGAAGGTGGGCGAGTACGAGGGAGAGGTGCTGCTCGCCCGCTGGGTTCCGGACATCCAGGAGCCGGCGCCGGAGTCGGAGGCGTCCAGCACGGTGGGTGGCGACACGTGGCGCAACGGCGCCGAAAacggcgggttcgacgagTCCTTCGTGCTCAAACAGGCGCATACTCTGTTGTACggtcgcgaggaggacgtggacgtcgaaCTAGGGGCGGAGCTGGGCCCCGAGCTCGTCAACGGTGCCGCCGAAAACGGCGGCGAttcgggcgcgagctcggggcccagctccgcggccgcgtcgccgaggccgagcgcgacgatcgttcggcgccgacgcccgcccgcgaggcgagccatcgacgccctccgcgcgcacaAGAACCGACCGTTTTACCGAACCGCTTCGCTCGCCAATTTACTCAACGCGGGCGAGACGGGTATGCTCCAGGACGACAGGGACGAGGAACTCCACGCGAGGATCGTCGAGGCGAGGATGGAgacgggcgaggcgagggcgatggcgtcggcgaggtcgggcGGCCACGGCATGGGCGCGGTCAAGCGAACGACGTCTGTGCAgcagcacgccgccgccgccgccgccgacgccgccggtcggCGCGTCAGCGCCGGCGAGTGGTCGCTGCTGGAGCGCATCAACGAGGACCATCACCCCGAACGCGATCGCCACGTCGTGCTCCGCCGGTccatcgacggcgatgacggcTCGCTGATACTCGGAAGCGAGGGGTACCCGTCGGCGAACACGACCATgacggcggacgtcgcgagaggtctcgccgccgagattGCGCTTCAGGACGTGATGCTCTCGTCGCAGACGctctccggcgcggggggccgCGCGCTGGCCACCGAGCTCCGtcacgccatcgcggcgcgatcgccgcctcgatcgcccGAACGCAGGGTGTCCATGGGCGACCGACACATTCGTTTCAACGCCGACGtgtccccgtcgcggagagaaggcggcggaggggcgcacagcgacgggagcgacgggATCGGTTCGCCGGTGACAAGCCTCACGGGCGCGCACGCTCGCCAGCTGGCGGCGCAGCTGAAGGAGCAGctgcgggcggcggaggcgatggacccggcggagaggtcggcggcgttggcgaggagcgcgtcgtcgccgccgaggagcccgccgaggcggaggtga
- a CDS encoding predicted protein → MDAATSLEDPMRRVKERWRAVRDELRVGLIPRDDVDFAVDFADQTPNPNPKQKRPLRLVAGLDVSYRREFIYDSTHRAETAVACLAVLRFPELTPEWVDFEEFTVDAPYVPGFLAFRECPAMTTLLRRCPSGAKPDVVLVDGNGALHPEGFGLACHVGVECGVPTVGVAKDLHAFDGLDAKSARAACDEIAARGGGGGSKGVSKGVSKANPGHGGYPALWPDAVALVGASGTTHGAAMFGHEHSGDGAGCPIYVSGGHRVSLATAVAVARACRAPGRKTPEPIRVADARSRARVRLLEGKAP, encoded by the coding sequence atggacgccgcgacgtcgctcgaGGACCCGATGCGCCGGGTCAAGGAACGttggcgcgcggtgcgggatgagcttcgcgtcggcttgatcccccgcgacgacgtcgacttTGCGGTTGACTTTGCGGACCAAACGCCGAATCCAAATCCAAAACAAAAACGTCCACTGCGACTCGTCGCTGGCTTGGACGTGAGCTACAGGCGGGAGTTCATATACGACTCGACGCACCGGGCcgagacggcggtggcgtgccTCGCCGTGCTGCGCTTTCCCGAGCTCACGCCGGAGTGGGTCGACTTTGAGGAGTTTACGGTTGACGCTCCGTACGTGCCCGGATTTTTGGCGTTTCGCGAGTGTCCCGCCATGACCACGCTGCTGCGCCGGTGCCCTTCAGGCGCCAAACCCGACgtggtgctcgtggacgggAACGGCGCGTTGCACCCCGAGGGGTTCGGCTTGGCGTgccacgtcggcgtcgagtgCGGGGTTCCGACGGTTGGCGTCGCGAAAGACCTACACGCGTTTGACGGGTTGGACGCCAAGTCGGCGAGAGCCGCGTGCGATGAGATTGCGGcgagaggaggagggggaggatCAAAAGGCGTTTCAAAAGGCGTTTCGAAGGCGAATCCCGGCCACGGCGGGTATCCCGCGCTGTggccggacgcggtggcgctggtGGGCGCCTCCGGGACGACGCACGGCGCGGCTATGTTTGGTCACGAGCACTCGGGGGATGGAGCGGGGTGCCCGATTTACGTCAGCGGCGGTCACAGGgtctccctcgccaccgcggtggcggtggcgcgcgcgtgcaggGCACCAGGGCGCAAGACGCCGGAGCCGATCAgggtggcggacgcgcggtctcgcgcgcgcgtgaggcTCCTTGAGGGAAAGGCGCCTTAG